In Priestia aryabhattai, the DNA window ACATCCGTTGTTTTTAACGTTGATTGTGCGTCAAATGCACCGCGCTGGTAAGCAATCATTACAATGTCTTTCATATAAAAGATCATAATAACAATTGTCGGAATCAGCAGCATCAGCATAAACGTGATCCCTTTTTCAATTCCCAATTTAAAGCGTTCTTCATCTTTTTCAGAAATGGCTCTTGCAATCAGCGGATAAATAATGGTTGCGACTGTGACCCCGAATATTGCCTGGGGAATACTTACAAGCCTGAAGGCGTAATTTAAGTATGAAATAACACCTTCACCAAAGGAACCAGCAAAGAAGAAGTTTACAGTTAAATTAATTTGACCGACCATAATTGTCACACCAACAGGGATGAATACTTTGTAAAAAGCCACAACTTCATCACGGTCAATTTTTTGCTTCCATAACAGCAGATGCTGCGGTTTAAAATAGACAACTTTAATTAAGAAAGAAGCAATTGTTCCTACAAAATAGCCAAGGGCAATTGCATAGCCGCCCATAACTGAATGTAATAGAATCGTACTTAAAATTGTAAATAGTACAACAACCGTTTGAGAAAACACGGAGAAAGAATATTGACTTCTTGCATCAAATACACCTTCGTATACAGCGTTCACTCCAACTAGTGAAAGAGATAAAAAATACATAACGCCCGTATAAATTCCTAGTTCAATTGCTGCTTTGGAAAAATTAGAATACGAAGCAGGAAAGTAAAAGAAAGCGGCAATTGATCCGAGAACCGAAATAATGAAACAAATAAGAAAGGTTGATTTAACAATATTAGTTAAATGAACCTTTCCTTTATTTTC includes these proteins:
- the murJ gene encoding murein biosynthesis integral membrane protein MurJ, translating into MKNLKFASILLLISTLFLKFSSMIRDLVIANYFGTSYIVDSYNAAMIIPNAFILFMLTGMKDAFIPSYLRYEKENKGKVHLTNIVKSTFLICFIISVLGSIAAFFYFPASYSNFSKAAIELGIYTGVMYFLSLSLVGVNAVYEGVFDARSQYSFSVFSQTVVVLFTILSTILLHSVMGGYAIALGYFVGTIASFLIKVVYFKPQHLLLWKQKIDRDEVVAFYKVFIPVGVTIMVGQINLTVNFFFAGSFGEGVISYLNYAFRLVSIPQAIFGVTVATIIYPLIARAISEKDEERFKLGIEKGITFMLMLLIPTIVIMIFYMKDIVMIAYQRGAFDAQSTLKTTDVSYYYLGSVFFYSLQAVVAKGFYSLQKGYLIMRAGLLSIVLNIIFNIIFTKFMGYQGLALSMSVVAFFYTAIVFVMLAKQINHFHYGYLVKETGKILLASVPVAIVMFFLKDIAFLNSLHVILRFGIVCIAGGLVYLMSTLLCRVEGVMLLVKRKR